From Robbsia betulipollinis, the proteins below share one genomic window:
- a CDS encoding MFS transporter, with protein sequence MAEAAVQENKARTVFRVVSGNFLEMYDFMVYGYYASAIAKAYFPANSDFASLMLSLSVFGVGFLMRPLGAIFLGAYIDHHGRRQGLIVTLTLMAAGTLLVAVVPSYSTIGILAPALVLLGRLLQGFSAGVELGGVSVYLAEMATPGRRGFYCAWQSGSQQVAVIFAALIGVMLHAWLPVEQMTNWGWRVPFIVGCLIVPFIFAIRRSLQETEEFLARKHRPSVGEIYRSMLTNWRIVVAGMMMVVMTTVCFYLITAYTPTFGRTELHLSSIDVLVVTVCVGISNLIWLPLMGALSDRVGRRPILIVFTVLTLLTAYPAMRWLVADPSFARLLEVELWLSFLFGSYNGAMVVALTEIMPVEVRTAGFSLAYSLATALFGGFTPAISTFLIHWTGNKAAPGLWLSFAAACGLVATLILFKSQESRQRYKLA encoded by the coding sequence ATGGCAGAAGCAGCGGTACAGGAAAACAAGGCCAGGACCGTTTTCCGCGTGGTCAGCGGAAACTTTCTGGAAATGTACGATTTCATGGTGTACGGCTATTACGCCTCGGCGATCGCCAAGGCGTATTTTCCGGCGAACAGCGACTTCGCGTCGCTGATGTTGTCCCTCTCGGTGTTCGGCGTCGGCTTCCTGATGCGTCCTCTGGGTGCGATCTTCCTGGGGGCGTATATCGATCATCACGGCCGGCGCCAGGGCCTGATCGTGACGCTGACATTGATGGCGGCGGGCACGCTGCTGGTGGCGGTGGTACCCAGCTATTCGACGATCGGCATTCTCGCACCGGCGCTCGTGCTGCTAGGGCGTCTGCTGCAGGGCTTTTCCGCCGGCGTGGAACTGGGTGGCGTGTCGGTGTATCTGGCTGAAATGGCCACGCCGGGCCGCCGGGGCTTCTACTGCGCATGGCAGTCGGGCAGCCAGCAGGTCGCGGTGATCTTCGCCGCGCTGATAGGCGTGATGCTGCATGCCTGGCTGCCGGTCGAGCAAATGACCAACTGGGGATGGCGCGTGCCGTTCATCGTCGGTTGCCTGATCGTACCCTTCATCTTCGCGATCCGTCGTTCGTTGCAGGAAACCGAGGAGTTCCTGGCCCGCAAGCATCGTCCGTCGGTCGGCGAGATCTATCGCTCGATGCTCACCAACTGGCGCATCGTGGTGGCCGGCATGATGATGGTCGTGATGACCACCGTCTGCTTCTACCTGATCACCGCGTACACCCCGACGTTCGGCCGCACCGAACTGCATCTGTCGAGCATCGATGTGCTGGTGGTCACCGTCTGCGTGGGCATTTCGAACCTGATCTGGCTGCCGTTGATGGGCGCACTGTCGGATCGCGTGGGCCGTCGTCCGATCCTGATCGTGTTTACCGTGCTGACGCTGCTGACGGCCTACCCCGCGATGCGCTGGCTGGTGGCGGATCCGTCGTTCGCACGCCTGCTCGAAGTGGAGTTGTGGCTGTCCTTCCTGTTCGGCAGCTATAACGGCGCGATGGTCGTCGCGCTGACCGAGATCATGCCGGTCGAGGTGCGGACCGCCGGCTTCTCGCTGGCGTACAGCCTGGCGACCGCGCTGTTCGGCGGTTTCACGCCGGCGATCTCGACCTTCCTGATCCACTGGACCGGGAACAAGGCCGCGCCCGGCCTGTGGCTGTCGTTCGCGGCGGCCTGCGGTTTGGTCGCCACCCTGATTCTGTTCAAGAGTCAGGAATCGCGGCAACGCTATAAACTCGCCTAG
- a CDS encoding gamma-glutamyl-gamma-aminobutyrate hydrolase family protein (Members of this family of hydrolases with an active site Cys residue belong to MEROPS family C26.): MTEKPVDLPEEMGPPAANAPVSPTRSPVAGDTDAPTQRAAAYGAAAWTQAHPEGMGGLEATPPHSSAAPAAAPSAAPLEEPAGAPPQRAPAYGAAAWTQAHPQTGAASGAALSEHMPDATSPARPPADPPTGPAAAPRYEKSSESAWTVLGRIVNARARSVFDRAGQRLTQRTLKIGVSARIFHPEPGAKGLRGKTLQYLEESISHWVMSRDVLVFMVPTVGQRGMLHPSNIRLRDYAKHLDALVLQGGADVSPQSFAGSPDAPVTQPEWPGDRVRDMYELELLHEFIESGKPVLGICRGCQLINVAFGGTLYQDIATDVPSAGIHVNDQYDRLNHAIRFPADSTLMGMFGGREHALVNSIHHQAVSQLGRDLRVEAVSEGDGIVEAIRYRKAPFVVGVQWHPEFHHPDGTGLLDCSPLLDHFLRAARETRL; this comes from the coding sequence ATGACCGAGAAACCCGTGGATCTGCCCGAAGAAATGGGGCCGCCCGCCGCGAACGCGCCGGTGTCGCCAACGCGATCGCCCGTGGCCGGCGATACCGATGCGCCGACGCAGCGTGCCGCTGCCTATGGCGCTGCCGCCTGGACGCAGGCGCATCCGGAAGGGATGGGAGGGCTGGAAGCCACGCCGCCTCACTCATCCGCCGCGCCCGCCGCCGCGCCGTCGGCAGCGCCATTGGAGGAACCCGCCGGCGCGCCGCCGCAGCGCGCCCCGGCGTATGGCGCCGCCGCCTGGACGCAGGCGCATCCGCAAACCGGCGCGGCATCGGGCGCGGCCCTGTCCGAGCACATGCCCGACGCCACGTCGCCCGCGCGCCCGCCGGCCGATCCGCCCACCGGGCCCGCCGCGGCGCCACGTTATGAAAAAAGCTCCGAGTCGGCCTGGACGGTGCTGGGACGCATCGTCAACGCCCGTGCCCGCTCGGTGTTCGATCGCGCCGGACAGCGCCTCACCCAGCGCACGCTGAAGATCGGCGTCTCGGCGCGGATCTTCCATCCCGAACCGGGCGCCAAGGGACTGCGCGGCAAGACGCTGCAATACCTGGAGGAGTCGATCTCGCACTGGGTGATGTCGCGCGACGTGCTGGTGTTCATGGTGCCCACGGTGGGGCAGCGCGGCATGCTGCACCCCAGCAATATCCGTCTGCGCGATTACGCGAAGCACCTCGACGCGCTGGTCCTGCAAGGCGGCGCCGACGTGTCTCCGCAATCCTTCGCCGGTTCGCCGGATGCGCCGGTGACCCAACCCGAATGGCCTGGCGACCGGGTGCGCGACATGTACGAACTCGAGCTGCTGCACGAGTTCATCGAGTCGGGCAAACCGGTGCTGGGGATCTGTCGCGGCTGTCAGTTGATCAATGTCGCATTCGGCGGCACGCTGTATCAGGACATCGCCACCGACGTCCCGAGCGCCGGCATCCATGTGAACGATCAATACGACCGGTTGAACCACGCGATCCGGTTTCCTGCGGATTCCACGCTGATGGGCATGTTCGGCGGTCGCGAGCATGCGCTGGTGAACTCGATCCATCACCAGGCGGTGTCGCAACTCGGCCGCGATCTGCGCGTCGAGGCGGTGTCCGAAGGCGACGGCATCGTCGAGGCGATCCGTTACCGCAAGGCGCCGTTCGTCGTCGGCGTGCAGTGGCATCCGGAGTTCCACCACCCCGACGGCACGGGCTTGCTCGATTGCTCGCCGCTGCTCGATCATTTCCTGCGCGCCGCCCGCGAGACGCGGTTGTAG